One Ignavibacteria bacterium DNA segment encodes these proteins:
- a CDS encoding DUF3078 domain-containing protein, with product MNKFTVFVLLSLALSFSNIIAQPKTDTLLKMGWTPQGSLGVNLSQFAFENWTQGGENSISLSSIGNFGYYYRHPGWFLSNRLKAAYGFSKTKDRFYTTDNELRLENVLIKEFGWKLNPYFSNEVRTVIANGYDYSINPEQQISAFFDPGYINQSLGFIYDQKHFNTRLGIGLQETFTNRFNSYSDDINTTDIEKFKIETGIESVSEANYEFMKNMMYTGRLRLFSRLNSLDVWDVNWDNIITAKVNDFINVNFNFNFIYQKDQSLKAQYKEILSLGFSYVIF from the coding sequence ATGAATAAATTTACTGTTTTTGTGTTACTATCATTAGCTTTGTCTTTTTCAAATATTATCGCACAACCCAAGACAGATACCTTATTAAAAATGGGTTGGACACCTCAGGGTAGTTTAGGTGTTAATCTAAGTCAATTTGCTTTTGAAAACTGGACACAAGGAGGAGAGAATTCAATATCATTATCGTCAATTGGTAATTTTGGGTATTACTACAGACATCCCGGTTGGTTTTTATCGAACAGGTTAAAGGCTGCTTATGGATTTTCGAAGACCAAAGACAGGTTCTATACAACAGATAATGAACTCAGGCTTGAAAATGTTCTTATAAAAGAATTCGGGTGGAAATTAAATCCATATTTTAGTAATGAAGTAAGAACAGTAATAGCGAATGGTTATGATTATTCAATTAATCCAGAGCAGCAAATTAGCGCATTCTTTGACCCAGGCTATATAAATCAATCTTTAGGCTTTATTTATGATCAAAAGCATTTTAATACACGTCTCGGCATTGGTCTTCAGGAGACCTTTACAAACAGATTCAATTCATATAGTGATGATATTAATACTACTGACATTGAGAAGTTTAAAATAGAAACCGGTATTGAGTCAGTATCAGAGGCAAACTATGAATTTATGAAAAACATGATGTATACAGGAAGACTTAGGTTGTTTTCAAGGTTAAACTCGCTTGATGTCTGGGATGTGAATTGGGATAATATAATAACAGCAAAAGTTAACGATTTTATAAATGTTAATTTTAACTTTAATTTTATATATCAGAAAGATCAATCGTTAAAGGCACAGTATAAGGAAATCCTCTCGTTAGGATTTTCGTATGTGATATTTTAA
- the pdxH gene encoding pyridoxamine 5'-phosphate oxidase, protein MIDKKKLQDIRKNYSKKSLDTKDVNLNPFQQFEDWFNEILKSDILEPTAFVLGTADINAKPSLRTLLMKGYDEEGFYFYTNYESRKGKELQENKFASILFFWPELERQIRIEGKVDKISETESFEYFKTRPFKSKVGAWASNQSTVIESRMTIIKKFFLYLSKFHSKDIPLPPYWGGYRLIPHYFEFWQGRKNRLHDRVRYRLQNSTWIIDRLSP, encoded by the coding sequence ATGATTGACAAAAAGAAACTTCAGGATATAAGAAAGAACTACAGCAAAAAATCACTCGATACAAAGGATGTCAATTTGAATCCGTTTCAGCAATTTGAGGATTGGTTTAATGAAATTCTAAAATCCGATATACTCGAACCAACTGCATTCGTTCTGGGAACTGCTGATATAAACGCAAAACCTTCTCTCAGAACTCTGCTCATGAAAGGTTATGATGAAGAGGGATTTTACTTCTACACCAACTACGAAAGCCGAAAGGGGAAAGAATTACAAGAAAATAAATTTGCTTCAATACTTTTTTTCTGGCCCGAACTCGAACGTCAAATTAGAATTGAAGGTAAAGTGGATAAAATTTCAGAGACCGAATCTTTTGAATACTTCAAGACAAGACCTTTCAAAAGCAAAGTTGGGGCATGGGCTTCGAATCAAAGCACGGTAATCGAAAGCCGAATGACGATTATTAAAAAATTCTTTTTGTATCTCTCCAAGTTTCATAGCAAAGACATTCCTTTACCACCCTATTGGGGCGGTTATAGACTAATACCCCATTATTTCGAATTCTGGCAGGGAAGAAAAAATAGGTTACACGATAGGGTCAGATACAGACTTCAAAACTCAACGTGGATAATTGATAGGCTTTCACCTTGA
- a CDS encoding glycoside hydrolase family 3 N-terminal domain-containing protein: MKKTFLILVLFFTLINTITESNLNNLYSENFTWTDMRMKEMTLREKIAQMIITYSDGYYSGNNDNNFKRLSNLIENEKVGGIIFFKGRALEEAKLINKLQTLSETPLLISQDFERGTAMRLEDGSLYPNNMGIGATRNPDLAYQMGLLIAKECRALGVHQNYSPVVDVNNNPLNPIINVRSFGEDPNLVSVMGDAMIRGLQDGKVIATAKHFPGHGDTDIDTHNDLPEISNDMQRMNEVELVPFVSAIKSGVKSVMVAHISFPALDKTPFIPATLSQEIINGLLIEKLGFKGLVITDALNMEGVTKHFNAKEVAIRCVKAGIDLILMPQGEKKTIDAIVDAVKKGDISEERIDISVKKILDAKEWLKLNDNKYVNEDEVLNNINNQEAQKLSDKIAEESITLVRNQNVLPLSKNNSFNNCLILSMFTGKEPENAQYFYDEIYSKIKSKSGTSPVIKIIDNDISNPEATFKNFSDYDYIIIPLFIKVKMKTGTVGMNNSHAEFIKQLTDVYGKKVVVISFGNPYLLSNFENISGYIAAYGDSKSVIDAAIKSIAGEINPKGKLPVTITDNYKFGYGLSY, from the coding sequence ATGAAAAAGACTTTCCTAATTCTTGTATTGTTCTTCACATTGATTAATACTATTACTGAATCCAATTTAAACAATTTATATTCTGAAAATTTTACTTGGACTGATATGCGAATGAAGGAAATGACTCTTAGGGAAAAGATTGCCCAAATGATTATAACATATTCTGATGGATATTATAGTGGTAATAATGATAACAATTTTAAAAGACTAAGTAATCTTATCGAAAATGAAAAAGTTGGGGGCATTATTTTCTTTAAAGGCAGAGCACTTGAAGAAGCCAAACTTATTAATAAACTTCAAACTCTTAGCGAAACTCCTCTTTTAATTTCTCAGGATTTCGAAAGAGGAACCGCGATGAGACTGGAAGATGGTTCGCTCTATCCCAATAATATGGGTATCGGAGCTACTCGAAATCCGGACCTTGCTTATCAAATGGGCTTGCTAATAGCAAAGGAATGCAGAGCACTTGGTGTTCATCAGAATTACTCCCCTGTCGTTGATGTAAATAATAATCCTCTGAACCCGATTATAAACGTCCGTTCATTTGGTGAAGACCCTAATCTTGTAAGTGTTATGGGTGATGCTATGATTCGTGGCTTACAGGATGGAAAAGTAATAGCAACTGCAAAACACTTCCCTGGTCATGGTGATACTGATATCGATACACACAATGACCTCCCGGAAATCAGCAATGACATGCAGAGAATGAATGAAGTTGAACTCGTACCTTTTGTCAGTGCTATTAAATCTGGTGTAAAATCAGTAATGGTCGCTCATATTTCATTCCCTGCTCTTGATAAAACCCCTTTTATACCTGCTACCCTTTCACAGGAAATAATTAATGGTTTACTTATTGAAAAGCTCGGATTCAAAGGGCTTGTCATAACAGATGCTCTTAACATGGAAGGTGTAACAAAACACTTTAATGCTAAAGAAGTAGCAATAAGGTGCGTAAAAGCAGGTATTGACTTAATCCTTATGCCTCAGGGAGAAAAGAAAACGATCGATGCAATAGTAGACGCAGTTAAAAAAGGTGATATCTCAGAAGAAAGAATTGATATTTCTGTAAAGAAAATTCTTGATGCAAAAGAATGGTTAAAGCTTAATGATAACAAATATGTCAATGAAGATGAGGTGTTGAATAATATTAACAATCAGGAAGCACAAAAATTATCAGATAAAATTGCCGAAGAGTCAATAACCCTTGTTAGAAACCAAAATGTTCTTCCATTGTCTAAAAATAATTCGTTCAACAATTGCCTTATCCTATCTATGTTCACAGGCAAGGAACCAGAAAATGCACAGTATTTTTATGATGAAATTTATAGCAAAATTAAGAGTAAAAGCGGTACATCACCTGTTATCAAAATAATAGACAACGACATATCAAATCCTGAAGCAACCTTTAAGAATTTTAGTGATTATGATTACATTATCATCCCTTTGTTTATAAAAGTAAAGATGAAAACAGGAACTGTAGGAATGAATAATTCTCATGCTGAATTTATTAAGCAACTAACTGATGTATATGGTAAAAAGGTTGTTGTAATTTCGTTTGGAAATCCATACTTACTTTCTAACTTTGAAAATATTTCAGGGTATATCGCAGCTTATGGTGATAGTAAATCCGTTATTGATGCAGCAATAAAATCAATAGCAGGAGAAATTAATCCAAAAGGTAAACTGCCAGTCACAATTACTGATAATTATAAATTTGGATACGGTCTAAGCTATTAA
- a CDS encoding slipin family protein: MFRVLNEYERGLIFRLGKFSQIKGPGLIILLPILDKMVKISLRTLAIDVPSQDIITRDNVSVKVNAVVYLRVANPEKAIIQVEDYLYASSLVSQTTLRSVLGQSDLDELLSHRDMINAKLKEIIDRETEPWGIQVMNVELKNVDLPQELIRAMGRQAEAERDKRAKIINSEGEFLSATKLSEAARILGGNSNAMQLRYLQVMTEIAAEKTSTMIIPLPMEIMKYFTNMNTKIEKEANK; the protein is encoded by the coding sequence ATGTTCAGAGTTCTGAATGAATATGAGAGAGGTTTAATATTCAGACTTGGTAAATTTTCTCAGATTAAAGGACCTGGCTTAATTATTTTATTACCAATTCTCGATAAAATGGTTAAAATCAGCCTCCGTACTTTAGCCATTGATGTGCCTTCTCAGGATATCATTACGAGGGATAATGTTAGCGTAAAAGTTAATGCTGTTGTTTACCTTAGAGTAGCTAATCCTGAAAAAGCAATCATTCAGGTTGAAGATTATCTTTACGCATCTTCACTCGTATCGCAAACAACATTAAGATCAGTTCTTGGACAAAGCGACCTTGATGAGCTTCTTTCACATAGAGATATGATAAATGCAAAGCTGAAGGAAATAATTGACCGTGAAACTGAACCATGGGGAATTCAGGTCATGAATGTTGAATTAAAGAATGTTGACCTGCCTCAGGAACTTATCCGTGCAATGGGACGTCAAGCAGAAGCAGAACGCGATAAAAGAGCAAAGATTATTAACTCAGAAGGTGAATTTCTTTCAGCCACTAAACTGTCAGAAGCTGCACGTATATTAGGAGGTAATTCTAATGCCATGCAGTTGAGATATTTGCAGGTTATGACTGAAATTGCAGCTGAAAAAACTTCTACTATGATAATACCTTTACCTATGGAGATTATGAAGTACTTTACTAATATGAACACAAAAATTGAAAAAGAAGCTAATAAGTAA
- a CDS encoding tRNA-dihydrouridine synthase, with product MNDFQKIFSNALALAPMEDVTEPPFRLIAKRLGADLLYTEFISSEGLIRDAIKARAKLFHYEEEHPVGIQIFGGVIPSMIDAAKISELADPDFIDINCGCWVKDVAMRGAGAGLLKDLPRMRLIAESVVKNVNKPVTLKTRLGWDKDNIVIVDVAKLMEDIGIQALTVHCRVRGQGNKGEADWEWVKRVKDAGVKIPIILNGNIKTPEDVKFVFDNYQPDAVMIGQGAISNPWIFRQSKYFLKTGTHEPLPGIQERIDTCIEHLKLAVELKGEKLGVREFRKHYSGYLHSLPNISKFRLELMQFDSSEPIINKLVDFKNYNYNIVST from the coding sequence ATGAATGATTTTCAGAAAATATTTTCAAACGCACTAGCTCTCGCTCCGATGGAGGATGTTACTGAACCTCCTTTTCGATTGATAGCAAAACGTCTTGGGGCTGACTTGCTATATACGGAATTTATTTCTTCTGAGGGACTAATCCGTGACGCAATTAAAGCTCGTGCAAAGCTGTTTCACTACGAGGAAGAACATCCTGTTGGAATTCAAATATTCGGTGGAGTAATACCTTCTATGATTGATGCTGCAAAAATTTCAGAACTGGCTGATCCTGATTTTATTGACATTAACTGTGGCTGCTGGGTAAAAGATGTAGCTATGAGAGGTGCTGGGGCAGGACTTCTGAAAGATCTACCACGAATGAGACTCATTGCAGAATCTGTAGTTAAGAATGTCAACAAACCCGTTACTCTAAAAACTCGACTCGGTTGGGACAAAGACAATATAGTTATTGTAGATGTTGCAAAGTTAATGGAGGATATTGGAATTCAGGCTCTTACTGTTCATTGTCGCGTTCGTGGGCAGGGCAATAAAGGAGAAGCCGACTGGGAATGGGTCAAACGTGTAAAGGATGCAGGGGTAAAAATTCCTATTATACTTAATGGAAATATTAAAACACCGGAAGATGTTAAGTTTGTTTTCGATAACTATCAACCCGATGCTGTCATGATTGGACAGGGAGCAATATCAAATCCATGGATTTTCAGGCAGTCAAAATACTTCTTGAAAACCGGTACACACGAACCACTCCCTGGTATTCAGGAAAGAATTGATACTTGCATCGAACATCTAAAACTAGCTGTAGAACTCAAAGGTGAAAAGCTCGGAGTTAGAGAATTCCGCAAACATTATAGCGGTTATCTTCACAGCCTTCCAAATATTTCTAAATTTAGACTGGAATTAATGCAATTCGATTCCAGTGAACCTATCATTAATAAATTAGTTGATTTTAAAAATTATAATTACAACATTGTATCAACTTAA
- the gcvP gene encoding aminomethyl-transferring glycine dehydrogenase, which translates to MNNIFSTDVFKNRHIGPNDIDTKEMLKVVKAESLDKLIDETVPANIRLNKPLDIDKPMSEFEMLGMLNSLAQKNKLFKNYIGLGYYPAILPSVIRRNIFENPGWYTQYTPYQAEISQGRLEAVLNFQTMITDMTGLPIANASLLDEATAAAEAMLMTKALRKGPKANANTIFVSEECFPQTIDVIKTRALPVGINVVVGNHRKFELTENVYAVLVQYPASDGEIYDYTDFFANAKSKNIYTVVIADILSLAILTPPSEFGADIAVGSTQRFGIPLGYGGPHAAYLATRDEFKRQIPGRIIGVTIDSNNNSALRMALQTREQHIKREKATSNICTAQVLLAIMAGMYAVYHGPSGIKRIAKKIHKLAEVLNNLVKSSGYKQTNNQFFDTLKIPADKARINSIKQLAESKSINLRYGNNFIGISLDETTSLNDFFKLVSVFDDKISKEKILEAINNTDKHECISANLQRKSEILSHQIFNRYHSETELMRYIKSLENKDLSLTGSMIPLGSCTMKLNAATEMAAVTFPEFADIHPFVPANQAEGYTELINELGKDLCEITGFAGISFQPNSGAQGEYTGLMVIRQHHIKNGQGHRNITLIPASAHGTNPASAVMAGTKVVVVNCDDHGNIDMNDLKKKAKENKDNLSTIMVTYPSTHGVFEESIVELCDIIHKHGGQVYMDGANMNAQVGLTSPGKIGADVCHLNLHKTFCIPHGGGGPGVGPIAVAKHLVEFLPSHPVVRIGSDNSITSVSAAPFGSAGILVIPYAYIKMMGSDGLTDATKYAILEANYVKNKLSGYYKVLYTGGNDRVAHELIFDTREFKHTAKVEVVDIAKRLMDYGFHAPTVSFPVAGTLMFEPTESESKQELDRFCEAMIKIREEIAEIENGSMSNTDNVLHNSPHTAEDVSRNDWTHPYSREKAAFPVESLRKGKFWAPVGRINDAYGDRNLVCSCPPIENYFKE; encoded by the coding sequence ATGAACAATATTTTCTCTACTGATGTTTTTAAGAATCGTCATATCGGTCCGAATGATATCGATACAAAAGAAATGCTAAAAGTCGTTAAAGCCGAATCACTCGATAAGCTCATTGATGAAACTGTTCCTGCAAACATTCGCCTCAACAAGCCCTTAGACATTGATAAACCGATGTCTGAATTTGAAATGCTTGGTATGCTTAATTCTTTAGCTCAAAAGAATAAACTTTTTAAAAACTATATCGGTCTCGGCTACTATCCCGCAATTCTACCCTCCGTAATCCGGAGAAATATATTCGAAAACCCGGGATGGTACACGCAATACACACCATATCAGGCTGAGATATCGCAGGGGCGACTTGAAGCTGTACTGAATTTTCAGACCATGATTACTGACATGACAGGTTTACCCATCGCTAACGCTTCCCTCCTTGATGAAGCCACAGCTGCAGCTGAAGCTATGCTTATGACTAAAGCACTTCGTAAAGGTCCTAAAGCAAATGCAAACACAATTTTTGTTTCGGAAGAATGTTTTCCTCAAACAATTGATGTGATAAAAACAAGAGCACTGCCCGTAGGTATTAATGTAGTTGTTGGAAATCACAGAAAATTTGAGCTTACTGAAAATGTTTATGCCGTGCTCGTTCAGTACCCGGCTTCTGATGGTGAGATTTATGATTATACTGACTTCTTTGCTAATGCTAAATCTAAAAATATTTATACTGTTGTTATTGCTGATATTCTTAGTCTCGCAATATTAACGCCTCCATCTGAATTTGGTGCTGATATAGCGGTAGGTTCCACTCAAAGATTTGGTATTCCTTTAGGGTATGGCGGACCACATGCAGCATACTTAGCTACTCGCGATGAGTTTAAAAGACAGATTCCGGGCAGAATTATTGGTGTTACTATAGATTCTAATAACAATAGTGCATTACGTATGGCTCTTCAGACCAGAGAGCAGCACATTAAAAGAGAAAAAGCAACAAGCAATATATGTACTGCTCAGGTTCTTCTTGCAATAATGGCTGGTATGTACGCTGTTTATCATGGTCCCTCAGGAATAAAGCGTATTGCTAAAAAAATTCATAAGCTTGCTGAAGTCCTGAATAATCTCGTTAAATCATCTGGATATAAACAAACAAATAATCAGTTCTTCGATACACTAAAAATTCCTGCTGATAAAGCAAGGATTAATTCAATTAAACAACTAGCGGAAAGCAAATCTATAAACCTTAGATACGGTAACAATTTTATTGGTATCTCACTCGACGAAACAACGAGCCTCAATGATTTCTTTAAACTTGTTTCAGTCTTCGATGACAAGATTTCAAAAGAGAAAATCCTTGAAGCAATTAATAATACGGATAAGCACGAATGTATTTCTGCTAACCTCCAGAGAAAGAGTGAAATACTTTCTCATCAGATATTTAACAGGTATCATTCTGAAACCGAATTAATGAGATACATCAAATCTCTCGAAAACAAAGACCTTTCTCTCACGGGCTCAATGATTCCTCTTGGCTCTTGTACTATGAAGTTAAACGCTGCAACTGAAATGGCAGCTGTAACTTTCCCGGAATTTGCGGATATTCATCCTTTTGTTCCTGCAAATCAAGCTGAAGGATACACCGAATTAATTAATGAACTTGGTAAAGATTTATGCGAGATTACGGGATTCGCAGGTATTTCTTTTCAACCGAATTCAGGTGCACAGGGCGAATACACTGGGCTTATGGTAATTCGTCAGCATCACATTAAGAATGGACAGGGTCACAGAAATATTACTCTTATACCCGCCTCGGCTCATGGAACTAATCCTGCAAGCGCTGTTATGGCTGGCACGAAAGTTGTCGTTGTCAATTGCGATGACCATGGAAATATCGACATGAATGACCTTAAAAAGAAAGCTAAAGAAAACAAAGATAATCTTTCAACTATTATGGTGACCTATCCTTCTACTCACGGTGTCTTCGAAGAATCAATAGTCGAACTTTGTGATATTATCCATAAACACGGCGGACAGGTTTATATGGACGGTGCTAATATGAATGCTCAGGTTGGACTTACAAGCCCAGGGAAAATAGGCGCAGATGTTTGCCACTTAAATCTGCATAAGACTTTCTGCATTCCTCATGGAGGCGGCGGTCCAGGTGTCGGTCCAATTGCAGTTGCAAAACATCTTGTTGAATTTCTACCTTCTCACCCAGTCGTTAGAATTGGTAGCGATAATTCCATTACTTCAGTTTCTGCCGCTCCTTTTGGCAGTGCTGGTATTCTTGTAATTCCTTATGCGTATATTAAGATGATGGGTTCCGATGGTTTGACGGATGCTACTAAATACGCAATTCTTGAAGCTAATTACGTTAAAAATAAACTCAGCGGTTATTATAAAGTATTATACACAGGTGGAAATGACAGAGTTGCACACGAACTGATTTTTGATACTCGTGAATTTAAACACACTGCAAAAGTTGAAGTTGTAGATATCGCAAAACGTTTAATGGACTATGGTTTCCATGCTCCGACTGTTTCTTTTCCTGTTGCAGGTACTTTAATGTTCGAACCAACCGAAAGTGAATCTAAACAGGAGTTGGATAGATTTTGTGAAGCAATGATAAAAATCAGAGAAGAAATAGCTGAAATCGAAAATGGTTCTATGAGCAATACAGATAACGTTTTGCACAATTCGCCGCATACAGCAGAAGATGTTTCCAGAAATGATTGGACACATCCTTATTCAAGGGAAAAGGCTGCATTCCCTGTTGAATCTTTAAGGAAAGGCAAATTCTGGGCTCCTGTTGGCAGAATAAATGATGCTTACGGCGATCGTAACCTTGTTTGCAGCTGTCCTCCTATTGAAAACTACTTTAAAGAATAA
- the hisS gene encoding histidine--tRNA ligase, with protein sequence MISKPKGTLDILPDDAFIRQQIEKSLRETAALFNFKEIRTPTFEKTELFRRGIGEETDIVSKEMYSFNKNEFTLKPEMTAPVIRAYIENSLYNVSSLIKLYYISNMYRHERPQAGRYREFSQFGAEVIGSSDFTSDVELISLGVFSLTNFGLNDLKIKLNNIGNLEERTEYINELKEYLNKFESELSNESKRRLFTNPLRILDSKDAKDIKIIEDAPTINNFLGIDNLKHFENVMNGLESLNIKYEVDYKLVRGLDYYTSTTFEIASDTLGAQNAVMGGGRYDKLIEQLGGKPTPAIGFACGLERLTLVLQSNAYKFASEDTPILYLVTSGEDARKLALVATNKLRKRGVKCEMDLLNRSIKSQMKEANKIKSKYVAVIGEDEINTGEVKIKRMLDGSESGIKLDEITNYNFN encoded by the coding sequence ATGATATCGAAACCAAAGGGTACTCTTGATATACTTCCAGATGATGCTTTTATAAGACAGCAAATTGAGAAAAGTTTAAGGGAAACTGCTGCACTTTTTAACTTTAAAGAAATCAGGACTCCGACATTTGAAAAGACAGAATTGTTCAGGAGGGGAATAGGAGAGGAAACTGATATTGTTTCAAAAGAAATGTACTCCTTTAACAAAAATGAGTTCACTTTAAAACCGGAAATGACAGCTCCTGTAATAAGAGCTTATATTGAAAATAGTTTATACAATGTATCGTCATTAATTAAATTGTATTACATATCAAATATGTACCGGCATGAAAGGCCTCAGGCAGGACGTTACAGGGAGTTTTCACAGTTTGGTGCAGAGGTAATTGGCAGCAGTGATTTTACTTCAGACGTTGAGCTTATTTCACTTGGTGTATTTTCACTGACGAATTTTGGATTGAACGATTTAAAGATTAAATTGAATAATATAGGAAATTTAGAAGAAAGAACGGAATACATAAATGAACTGAAGGAATATTTAAACAAGTTTGAAAGTGAATTATCGAACGAAAGCAAGAGAAGACTTTTTACTAATCCGCTTAGGATATTGGATTCAAAAGATGCAAAAGATATTAAAATTATAGAAGATGCACCGACAATAAATAATTTTCTCGGGATTGATAATTTAAAGCATTTTGAGAATGTGATGAATGGGCTTGAATCATTGAATATAAAGTATGAGGTTGATTATAAATTAGTAAGGGGATTAGATTATTATACATCTACAACTTTTGAAATTGCTTCTGATACACTTGGAGCTCAGAATGCAGTTATGGGCGGCGGACGGTATGATAAATTAATAGAACAACTCGGTGGAAAACCTACACCTGCGATAGGGTTTGCATGCGGTCTTGAGAGACTTACATTAGTACTTCAATCGAACGCATACAAATTTGCAAGTGAAGATACTCCGATACTATATTTGGTAACATCAGGAGAAGATGCAAGAAAATTAGCATTGGTTGCAACGAACAAACTTCGTAAAAGAGGTGTAAAATGCGAAATGGATTTATTAAACAGAAGCATCAAATCTCAGATGAAGGAAGCAAACAAGATTAAAAGTAAGTATGTTGCAGTAATCGGGGAAGATGAAATAAACACAGGAGAAGTAAAGATAAAAAGAATGCTTGATGGTTCTGAGAGTGGGATAAAGCTCGATGAGATAACAAATTACAATTTCAATTAA
- a CDS encoding prolipoprotein diacylglyceryl transferase codes for MYPDLFKIGPLTVHSYGLMLGIAFLIGSTLFSRELKRMKLDENIGVTITFLAIIAGLVGSKLFYIIEEWNFGKGNAILSYFNPDVLFSPSGLTFYGGLITAFILIFIFCRIKKLNLLQVIDAMAPATMLCYGIARIGCHLSGDGCYGLPVNNTPFEFLGYSYVKGIVPTHAGVLVHPTPLYELAAAIVIFIVLMLMRKHMKYFGQMFFIYLIFSGTERLLVEFIRLNPIVIGIFTQAQLISLIMIVSGIVLLYIFRNKREEELIKINTAK; via the coding sequence ATGTATCCTGATTTATTTAAGATAGGTCCTTTAACAGTACATAGTTACGGTTTAATGCTGGGAATTGCATTTTTAATAGGCAGTACACTATTTTCAAGAGAACTGAAGAGAATGAAGCTTGATGAGAATATTGGTGTTACTATAACATTCCTTGCAATTATTGCAGGATTAGTAGGCTCAAAGCTTTTTTACATTATAGAAGAATGGAATTTTGGGAAGGGAAATGCAATTCTTTCTTACTTTAATCCGGATGTCCTTTTTTCTCCTTCGGGATTAACATTCTACGGCGGTTTAATAACAGCTTTTATTCTGATTTTTATTTTTTGCCGAATAAAGAAGTTAAACCTACTTCAGGTAATCGATGCTATGGCACCTGCAACGATGTTATGTTACGGTATCGCAAGGATTGGATGCCATCTTTCGGGTGATGGGTGTTACGGATTACCTGTGAACAATACTCCTTTTGAATTTCTTGGATACAGTTATGTAAAGGGTATTGTCCCAACACATGCGGGAGTACTCGTTCATCCAACTCCGTTATATGAGCTCGCAGCCGCAATTGTAATATTTATTGTACTTATGTTGATGAGAAAGCATATGAAGTATTTCGGGCAGATGTTTTTTATCTATTTAATATTTAGCGGAACAGAAAGGTTACTTGTAGAATTTATCAGGTTAAATCCTATTGTAATCGGAATATTTACACAAGCACAATTAATTTCCCTAATAATGATAGTATCGGGAATTGTACTTTTGTATATATTCAGAAATAAAAGGGAAGAGGAACTTATAAAGATAAATACCGCAAAGTAG
- a CDS encoding FeoA family protein has protein sequence MKLSDLNTGQTAKITKIDFSHPSSFRVLEYGFTPGQEIKLINRSFFNDPLAVSLRGTLIAIRKNDAECIDVNI, from the coding sequence ATGAAATTATCAGATTTGAATACAGGACAGACAGCAAAAATAACCAAGATTGATTTTTCCCATCCATCGTCATTCAGAGTACTTGAATACGGATTCACCCCGGGTCAGGAGATTAAACTAATCAACCGGTCTTTTTTCAATGATCCTTTAGCTGTATCATTAAGAGGTACATTGATTGCGATAAGGAAAAACGATGCAGAATGTATAGATGTAAACATATAG